The nucleotide sequence CTAAATTATTATGGAATAACAAAGATAAGAATAAATATCAAATATAGGCATATAGCATAATCAGTGTTTTAATGCATGCAAGTTAGTACAATGCTGTGGAGCTGGAACTATCCAAAGTGGTGGAGGATTAATTTTATTTGTACATTGCATGAGACTCTTAACATATTTTTTTTGAAGATTGAAAATACTCCAATCATGTCTATTATATATGTAGTCTAAAGTTAtttcttttcacctatcatctgTAAAGTAGATTGATCTCTTCACACTCCAAGCAAGTTTTGGCATCCATTAATACAGACTCATTAGCACCCAAGAACAGAATTTTATCATGTAAAAATTTCATCTTTTTTCATTTCTTATCTCCAATATCAAGTTTATAAACagtaaaatattttattctataagaATAAATCAATGATTGTGTATCTTCAGAGGATAAAAGATCTCCTTCTTCTATTACTAGTCGATCATCATTCACAAAATTTCTAATAAATCTTATCAGATTTCTTCCACAAATATCACCAAGTACAAATTTTTTGAGAAGCTATCTCTTAAATATGGTTTCTCCTCTTTATAATTTGCCTCCATAGTTAGTGTTAAAAGAATCAATCTTTTAGGAATTGGCTCCCAAATATTCCAAACTTCAATAAAACTATCTTGTGTTAAGGCATAAAGATAGTTGTTGCTGAATACACAATAAGATTGCTTATCATTAAAGAGCTCAACCCAAGTTGTAGAATTGTAATAAACAATCTTATAGTTAGAACCATATGTGATGGCAAAAATGTAGCTTGAAGGAGAGGAACAACACATCAAAACTGCTTTGACTATGAAGGTTTTTCTTAAGTATTCAGCAAAGTAAAAATATCTGACAGGGTACAAGAATGAAAGGGAAGAGGTGATAGGTTAATGGtagtggaagaagaagagtttaAAAGAAGTGGAACTCCATTCTCATCCAAAAGTACAATCCAACCATGAGAATAACCAACACACCATGCTCCAACATGTCCCTCCAACATGTTATTCCATTCATAACGCTTGTTCTCTGATAAATTGAAGATGCTTCGGTCAATGGTTATAgaatcatcatcgtcatcaatgAGGTTTGTTTGTTGAATGCTTGGAAGAAGGGCGTAGGAAactgagagagaaggagaagccATTGAAATGTGAGTAGTgtttttcactattttttttttttttgataatatTCAATTTTATGGAAGAGAACTTTGATAAATCTTTAAATAGACTGAGATATCTATATTAAAATAGGAAACTGAgatcttttcaaattttaaaatctcattaaTGAGAAAAAATATATTGTTAAAAAAGATTAAcacataaataatatataatatctcaatattattataataatataattcaaGATTAAGAAGGATTCGGTAAAAGATATATGTCAATCTTAACAAGCTAAATTGCTCTTAAAACTTTGTTAATTAATGGTCCGCTATATCAAAGTATATCAATTTTAATTTACATTATCCTGATGAATATTTCTCGATGGATCGAAACAATGTAATGTTTTGCAATTTTCTGATGTTTTTAATAAAATGAACAAAATAAACAAAGTTAGACACTAGATATGATGGATGTAAATTTCGACCGTAGTTATACACTTATATGGGAATATAATAATAATGAgttggatgaaaaggaagcatggtATTTTAAAGTATTGAAATCCAAAAGTGTCAGTTGCAACTTGCAACGAGTTTCAGTTTTTGGTTAGTTAGCAACAAAGTTTCAGTTTGACAAAACTAACATTGAACAAGAGTAACCAAAATCAGCAAATAATGAAAAATCATATTCCAAAAATGACATTGGATTGGTTGTCCCTAGAAAACAAATACTAACCAGCTATTTATGCGTGAAAATTTGTGTGGATTTAAATTGTGAAAAATAGAATCTCATTTCTGCATTGATCTTAGACACCAATTTATTTCTTCCTCTTATATTTTCCTAATCACATTCCCTCGAGGGTTTTACTCATCAAAAACTCTGGGGAATGCCAGTTTCCTTCGTCGAATAAATCAAGATATGAGTATACATTTTGGGGTACGCATCTACTGTTTCATAGAATTAACTTCTGTTTACTTTATAGTGTcatcaaatttaattaaattaattccttCTGATCTCTATTCTTTAGATAAGCGAAGAGAGAACTTTACCGTAAatgagattgaatgaatgaatgaattataTAACATGTGGGAAACTTGATATAtgaatgattattattattattattaccatcATTGTTTGTTCTTTGTAATTTGATTCAATGGGTAGGTTTGATTGAAATTGAGGTTAAACTCTGTGACAGGGAATGAACAAAATGATCACAAGCTTGTTTCTTTATTCCTTGTTGGTGCATGCAACGGTTGCCCAACAAGTTCCACTTCCAAAACCACCTTTGAGAAAGTGGACAACCTTAAGCGGTTTGTAATCTCTGCACTTTTGTTTCTCATACTAGGATGCTTTTGATCATATAATGGTTCTAGGAGATGAAATGTATATAATGGGTGATTGGTGAATTATGCAGGGAATGAACCTCTTGTAGTATCCCGCGGAGGGTTCTCGGGTCTGTTCCCAGAAGGCACACCAAATGCATTGGCATTTGCTAAGGACACCACCATCTTGTGCAATCTTCAACTGACGAAAGATGGTGGTGCCTTTTGTGTCACCGGCACCACGCTTGACAAATCAACAAATATAAATGTTTTCGATCCGAATAAGACAAGAACCTACAATATCAATGGCAAGAATGTGGAAGGATACTTTGCTGTCGATTACACTGCAAAAGATATTGACCAGAATGTGTTTAGTGAGTCTTTCAGTCAATCtacaatttctttcttttctcattAATTAATGTAACAAAATTGTAGGTTTGGAACTGATGTTACCTTTTTGCTATGTGTTGCCACAGTGGTTCAGTCCATTTATACTAGACCTGATTTTTATGACCAATCCCTCCCAGTTCTTAATGTTGATGCTGTCCTAGGCGACCAGTCCCCACCCAAGTTTTGGTTGAATGCTCAGGTTCTTAATCATTTCTTAGTAGCAAATGTGAAAAGCTGAAAATCCTTGAGCTTTGCTTTTCTTGAATGTTATAATTGATGGAATGTTCTGTTGCTGCAGTATGAAGCATTTTACACTCAGAAAGGTGTGAAGTTTGTGGATAGGGTTGTTGAATTGGTGACCCAGTATCAGATAAACTATGTTTCTTCTCCAGAGATTGGTTTCTTAAAGAGCATCAACGGGAAAGTGAGCAAGACAACTAAGATCATATTTCAGCTTCTGGGTGCAAATGAGGTTGAACCCACAACAAAGCAGCCATATGGTACCATTGTGAAGGATCTTTTGGCAATTAAGTCATATGCCTCAGCCATAATGGTTCCAAAGGAGTACATATGGCCGGTTAAGCCAGACAATTATCTTGGGCTTCCCACAACACTTGTATCTGATGCACATAAATTAGGACTAGAAGTATATGCTTCTGGTTTTGCTAATGACTTCACCTTAAGTTATAATTACAGTTACGATCCTACTGCTGAGTACATGCAATTCACAGACAAGGGGGATTCTGTTGATGGTGTTGTCACTGATTTCCCAACAACAGCATCGAATGCCATCGGTGAGATGACAAATCCTTCTACCTTCAATTCAGAGTCATTTTGCAAATACCAAACACTCCTTTAACCTTAACTGACAATTGTTTTCGCAGCATGCTTTGCAAATAACCAAAGCTTGCCCAAAAAAGGTATGTTGCTAAGCTTGAAACCACAATTTTCGCATCCATAGATGAGATGCCCTCAATCACAAATCTGTAAACTTACACATTTGCTTCTGCAGGACCAACTCTGATCATAAGCAACAACGGAGCAAGCAGTGTTTATCCAGGCAGCACTGATCTAGCATATCAACAAGCAATAGATGACGGTTCTGACATTATAGATTGCTCGGTTCAAATGTCAAAAGATGGAACAGCCTTCTGCTCCGGTGCTGCAGACCTGATACAAGAAACAACTGCAGTGACAAAGTTTATGCCTCGAACTTCCACCGTCCCAGAAGTTCAAGCAAAAAGTGGAATTTTCTCCTTTGACCTTACATGGAGCGAGATTCAGACCTTGAAACGTAAATTCCTTTGCTAAACTTGATAATAACTTTCCACAAGATCTGAATAATGAAGAACTTAAAGTATAAATTTATCATTTCAGCTCAAATCTATAATGCTGAAGGCCCAGATTTCCCAAGAAACCCAGCAGCGAAGAACAGTGGTAAATTTGTCACCCTGGCTGAATTTTTGGAATTGGCCAAGACAAAGGCAGTTCCTGGCATTTTGATAAACATACAGGTAAGTTAGCAGCAAGAAAAGCATGATATAGTGCTTCTCAATGGTTAATATCTGTTGCTGCTACTACAATTGCAACTAAATCTCTCTGTTTACCTCACAGAACGCCGCCTACCTTGCATCAAATAGAAGCCTCGACATTGTGGGAACGGTCAGCAGTGCTTTGAGTAACGCTAGCTTTGATAAGGAATCCACAAAGCAAGTGTTGATCCAATCAGATGACAGCCAAGTGTTAACCAAGTTTAAGGATATCCCATCCTACAAAAGAGTGTTGTTAGTTGATGACAGAATAGGTGACATTCCAAGGCCAACAGCCGATGAAATTAAGAAGTACGCTGATGCGGTNNNNNNNNNNNNNNNNNNNNNNNNNNNNNNNNNNNNNNNNNNNNNNNNNNNNNNNNNNNNNNNNNNNNNNNNNNNNNNNNNNNNNNNNNNNNNNNNNNNNNNNNNNNNNNNNNNNNNNNNNNNNNNNNNNNNNNNNNNNNNNNNNNNNNNNNNNNNNNNNNNNNNNNNNNNNNNNNNNNNNNNNNNNNNNNNNNNNNNNNNNNNNNNNNNNNNNNNNNNNNNNNNNNNNNNNNNNNNNNNNNNNNNNNNNNNNNNNNNNNNNNNNNNNNNNNNNNNNNNNNNNNNNNNNNNNNNNNNNNNNNNNNNNNNNNNNNNNNNNNNNNNNNNNNNNNNNNNNNNNNNNNNNNNNNNNNNNNNNNNNNNNNNNNNNNNNNNNNNNNNNNNNNNNNNNNNNNNNNNNNNNNNNNNNNNNNNNNNNNNNNNNNNNNNNNNNNNNNNNNNNNNNNNNNNNNNNNNNNNNNNNNNNNNNNNNNNNNNNNNNNNNNNNNNNNNNNNNNNNNNNNNNNNNNNNNNNNNNNNNNNNNNNNNNNNNNNNNNNNNNNNNNNNNNNNNNNNNNNNNNNNNNNNNNNNNNNNNNNNNNNNNNNNNNNNNNNNNNNNNNNNNNNNNNNNNNNNNNNNNNNNNNNNNNNNNNNNNNNNNNNNNNNNNNNNNNNNNNNNNNNNNNNNNNNNNNNNNNNNNNNNNNNNNNNNNNNNNNNNNNNNNNNNNNNNNNNNNNNNNNNNNNNNNNNNNNNNNNNNNNNNNNNNNNNNNNNNNNNNNNNNNNNNNNNNNNNNNNNNNNNNNNNNNNNNNNNNNNNNNNNNNNNNNNNNNNNNNNNNNNNNNNTTGAAAGATGCAAACCTCACAGTATTCGTTCATAATCTCAAAAACGAATTCATAACCTTGGCATTTGACTTCTGGTCTGATCCTAATATAGCCATGGCTACTTTTATCCAAAATGCTAAGGTCGATGGCATTGTGACCGATTTTCCTGCCACTGCAAGTAGATATATGAGTAAGTAATCACAATCTAGCTCTTTCAACTCTCTTAGTTTCATTCATTCTAATGAGATAAACATGAAACAAAATTTTCCTAGAAACTATTAAGTTCTTACGTTACCTTTTTCTTGGTTGCAGGAAGCCCATGTAGCGATCCAAACCATGTGCCTACCATCTTACCAGCTCAACCTGGTGACCTGATGAGCACTGTTGATCCTCAGACTCTACCACCAGCAGAATCACCACTTCCACCTCTTGAGGTTGACAACGTTGTCGATCCACCGCTTCCTGCGGTCTCTAATTCTAAAGATGAACCAAGTGCTCATCCTCCACCCACCAAACCTGCATCCTCTTCAAGTTTCCGGGCAAATAAGGTCAACATTGGTCTCTCCCTGGTGGTATACCTGGTGTTTGCTCTTCTCTTCACTGGCCATTAATGCAAAATTCTAACTGAGATGAACATTTTGGTcttcatttttattccaacatCATGTGTGCCATCTCAAACTGTACTATATATAGAATGCCTATGATATTAGTTCGGTTAATCAGCTTATACATACTCGCCATTTCCTTAACTTCGTTAACCAATATATATCCGCATATAGATGTTTCAAAAGGTAATCTCCCAATTATATTTGGCAAATTTTAAACAGAATCACgcatatattatatatacatataccatCAATCGTAAATCAAGGAATCGAGCTGTCATACTAATATTAAACTGACTAACTTACATTGAACCACAAGATCAAATATCTTTGAATTGAAAGAATAATTATCACTCTAAGTCTTAGGACTTATGCAAAACCAAAAGTTACATATTCATGTCTACACTATACAGCAACAATATACTTCGCGTAGCAAGCAGCAACCACTTGGGGAAGATTCAATGCAAGCAATCTTCTGGTACATTGTAATCTTTCAATTGGCCAATCCTCTTCCAGATCCCTTAATACATTGCAGGCATGGTCTTGAGTTGCTGCCTTCAAGAACTATAAGTCATTGAACATTTCCAGTAGCTGCCAACTTCTCTGCAATGACATAACATTTTAGTGAGAACCAACAAACCTACCTAAAATGAACGttatgatgaaaaagaagccattccaaaattaaactagtttcagaCAATTAGCTCAACCAAGCTCATGAAGCTAAACTATAAGTCTATAACTACTTTAATAAAATCTGAGGATTAGTAAATTATAGTTTCAGTTTGAGGGTTGCGTTCGGTGATAAACATAATAGGATTGAATCTATTAAGACAATGTTAGATAGATGATGTATGGAATGAAAAAGGGGAAGTTCATGAAGTCAACCGAAAACGCCCTTCCCATTTCTCATTCCATACACCTCTACCAAACATAGTACTCACAACATGCCGCCAAAATACAGAGAgaatagggttagggttagggttccAGTGGAGGCTCAGATTTGGTATCAGAAAGGGACCGGCCATCGAAAAGCAAGGCCGCCGTGGATGGCTGCAATAGAATTGCCCCGCCACCGGCGAGCATTGCTTGACGGCGACCGGTCCTTCGATTCCACACTCTGCAACCATCGTCACAGCCTCATTGGGatcagagagaaagagagagaacgaaagataagaaaagatccAAAGAAAGCAAAAGGCTTATGCTAAATCGAAACTGCGTCTGtgcgagagagaaagagagagagacagaAGCAGTTCATAGTTTCCATCAGCGCATGCGAAATGAAAAACCACATCAATTTAAGAATGGCGCCAACAAAATGGGACTGACATAGAAGAAGAGTAGATAGCGCAAGGAAAACAAAACCTGACTTCTCAATGCAGGACTGGCGCCACGAAATGGCCACATCTTTTTTGATCAAAGTGAGAGATTAGGGATTTTGTAACATCATAGATAGATAGCACTTTCAGTATCAGAGTGTGGCTCAAGAACCCTAACCCTGCTTTTGCACGGGTGTAACTCCAACAGTTATATAGGCCTAAGGCCGTTGTTTTCTCAATTATGCCCCTGGTGCGATAACTAGTTCTAGAAAGGCTCAAATCTTCTCACTTACTTGCCCGTCAAAAATGCGCTTGTTATTTTTTATGTGGGAGAGAGAGAAGTGTATAACAAGAAACTGTGAGCAGAAGTGTGTTTCATATTAGTATAGGATGTACAAATCGGATGCACcgatttgtttgttttattttttttttcaaacaaacaatcacaaatcggacggtccgatttgtgaattcaaaaataaaaaaattcttaatgttgaaatcggaccatccgatttttattttaaaaaataaaaaaaataaaaaatgcaaaaCGGATCCTCcgatttgtagtttatttttttctccAAACAAATCGGACCTTtcgatttgtaatttatttttctcttcaaacaaatcggaccgtctgatTTGAATAAAACACCATATCAAAAAAATAACACCTAATCTTCCAATAATGatgtattacacatatatttaaacaatataaaaaaaaattagcctcaaAAATGTGTAGATCACGATAAATATAATGTGTGCAATAATTTGATTTAAGATTTTCATTCAATCCTACTCTGAAAATAAATTAGATCCATCTCAGTTTCTCCCACTTAGGTAAGTCCACAGTATAACTCAGACTCTCAACAGTCTCAAACCCAATAATTCAAATGTATACGAGATCAAAATTTTAAATCCAAATTATCTAGCACTATCCTTCAgatttgtcactaacattcttaaattatacttaatcatTTTTCTCTTCATTTgtagaataattaattaatgaatcCATTTATAACAACACGCATTATTTTCCTGCGAAAAAATATGTTGCATACTTCCATTGATAGGGAAATTTCCTATATTTCTAGTTTATGAACGTAAAAAAAATCACCTATATTTCTAGTTTATGAACGTAAAAAAATCACGGCATTTTTTTAAAGGCCAATTCTATAATGCCTATTATTTAGTGTCTAAATTttgcttaattttctttttatagtaaattttaaattttaaaaaattatttatttttatattttttaaattaaatattaatttttaacttcTTTTAATAAATAAGCACCATAGCAttcatcttttttaaattttaaattgcataaaatggcaccaattttatagaaaataaAGTTTTGAAAGAAATTGTCTTTATACTGCATTATTGCATCACATAAGCCTCAACAAACATATACACTGAAAACTGAAAAAAGTATCAAAGATTATTATTAGGTGAACACTCATATGAAGTTCTAGATAATAACAAAATATCTAATCCTTCTCAAGTAAAAGAAAGCTACAAGTGAAATTTCCCCTCATTAATATTGTACAAAATACTCCTTAGACATTGTTTGGAAcgagaaaatttaaaaagaaaaaaaataaaaggagagaaaatgaatgaaaaataaattttttgttgtttggatgaaaaaaaaaaatataaatcctaCTAAATTATTTTCTCNNNNNNNNNNNNNNNNNNNNNNNNNNNNNNNNNNNNNNNNNNNNNNNNNNNNNNNNNNNNNNNNNNNNNNNNNNNNNNNNNNNNNNNNNNNNNNNNNNNNNNNNNNNNNNNNNNNNNNNNNNNNNNNNNNNNNNNNNNNNNNNNNNNNNNNNNNNNNNNNNNNNNNNNNNNNNNNNNNNNNNAAATCAAAAAaatttctctctatttttttcggtctattttttcttaattcaaataacatacaaataattttatttttctttttattttctttcctctcaTATTTTCTTTCCTATATCCAATCCAAACAAAGTCGTAACTTAAAATTGAATAATACAATTATCGGGCTAGTTATTTCATCTAATTATCGGGCTAAACTAGCCCCATACAATGTAGGATAAATGTCTATGCCTATAATATACATGACAGAATATGGATCCAAGAAACTTCAGGCCTTCATAGTCTAATCAAGCAAGTTGAAATCTTTTACGGGGCCAATCTACACTTTGCTCAAACCACGTGCGAAGCCACCTAACCTGAACAACCTAGTAAAACAAGTTAATAATCATAATCAATATGAGAAAGTAGCAAAATCCCAGTTGTTACAATTAAAGCTCACAGTTATCAAGTGGAAAAAAAGGAATCACAAAATTAGGGATTTCATGGACTATAGATctggcgaaaaataaagaaaaccgGATCCCATATAACTTATTAATTAACACCGTGTTTGTTAGATGATGTATGGAACGAGGGAGGGAAGTAAAGGAACTCGGTGGAAAAAACCACCACCCACCGTTCCCATCTCTCGTTCCATACATCTCTACCAAACAGCGCGTCAACAGAGAGCATGGATCTAGGGTTTCGGTGAGGCTCAGATTTGGCTCAACAAAAGGATCGACCTTCGAAAAGCAACGCCATCCATGGATGGCTGCAACTGATTAGGTTACCACGCCACCGGCGAACGTTGCTTAACGGCGACCGATCCTTCGATTCCACACTCCGCAACCATCGTCACGGCCTCTTTGAGATCGGAGACACTGAGAGAGAGTGAAAGTAAGGAAACAGAAAAGCTTAGCTATCATAATCAAAGGTacatagatagatatatagataGATATCGATAACCGgactaagagagagagagagagaaagaaagacagtaattaatttatttatttattttatttcattccttATGTACTCCATTTTGGAAGGTTTGAGAAGTTAGGGTTTTTTGAGAGCATCAACTAGACAGAGCCAGTTCAGAGGCGGAGTGCGGTAGGTAAAAAACCCTAATCCTGCTCTCACATATCCCAAACCTAAAGAATATATAGGAGATTCAACAAGTTATATTCCAATTATGCCCTTGGGCCTTGGGACTTTTGGGAGTCACACCACTTCATCCGTACTTCTTCTGTTTTTGTTGTCAACTGAATGTGTTCCACTAAACCGAAACTACTTCTGAGTTCTGACAAAAACTTCTCAAAACTATTCGTGTATGTGGGTTTTTTTATTATTGACTACCAGGTTAAAAGTCCAACAATAATCAGGGGAAAGCAATTGCCCATTAAGTTAGCATCAAACTAATATAGGAGGTGGTGGTGTTTGGCTAAGAGAGGTCCAAAGAAGCcataatccaaaaaaaaaagctaGATAAAATGAGCTATTGAGCTGGAGTTGCACCTTGAATAAGATCCATTGGAAGTTGGGAGTCTGTTTAAATAGTTGGGAGTCTGTTTGAATAAGATGTTGGAACcttgataaagaagaagaagattgcgGAACGTAGTGCTGGTGTCCCGTTGTGTTGCTGGAAGGGGCCTCGAGCTTGTTTGGTTCGGGTTGGGCTTCCCAGCCTGGACTTTGTCCAAAAAAACTTAGTGGGGAATCATTCGCATTTGTAACTATGTAATGCGtagttacaaaaaaaaaaaaactatgtaaTGCGCGACTCTGTAGTAGCTAAACACAGGTGGATTAGTTAGGGAATCAATAGCATCCTAGTTAACTTCTTTGATTGTTGAGTGGAAAGATTGGCTTatatttttactaattttaatgagtttaattttaaaacatgtctgtcaagaaaattaaaaattgtaaCACGGGTGTAATACACTATCAATAAATGAATCATGTTAATATGTTTTCAATAAGCATGATCTTCTAGTGATATCAAATAGACTGCTCCAAATTGATTCTTGACTTCGAATAATGACTAAATCATCTTAATCCTGCTAATTTGTCAAATATTGTAAATACAAAAACTAACTAATACTTAAAATCTTTTAAATTGTTTTAACTGATTTCGTGAACCTAACTATCATAGGAGTGTTGAATGAAAATTTCATGCATAAATGACCAACACATGCATAAGTTATCAGGTAAAGATGGAATTCAGTTAAGTAGGGTAAAGAACTATTCTTCATATTGCTTGGGAAGTTGCACAATTAATCCAACCGAATAACAAACAAGTATATATAAATCGATTTTCTAATTTCTTACTCATAAAGGAAAGATAAATCTCAACATAATTGTTCATTCTTTCCTATTATGAGGGCGAAAAAGTTCGACATATCTATATATTAAATAAATCAACACACATCTTGCATTTGTTTTATGGGTTTTGCTAGTGTGTAGATATgttattccttctatatatatagaaACCACGTGCCATGTATAAAAATAGGACAGTTGGACAATATAGAAATGTGTGTTCAGGAGCAGCTTTATAAAAACTGTGAAAAGCCGTGATTTGAAGAAAAGTAGGCCCCACATGTTTTTGTGATCAAGCTTTAATGAAAGCTATGACAAAGCGCTAATAGctaaaattaagaaataattttttatgcaaaattttttGTTCGAAGAGCGTAAATTGTGGCCTTGAAAAAAATTAAATCCCTTCCCTAAATTAGGCTTAATAGGAGGCCCATAGAAACAAATAAACCCACGTCTTTTGAAACAAATTTAACCcaagaaaaaaaattctattaTCCCCTTTACTCAAAATCAATAGCAGCCCTAGCAGCCCATTCACTCACCGGTACTTAGATCTAGGAATATATAATTGATCGTAGCAAACATATGGTTTATCATGAAAAAAGGTTTAAGTACTCCGATGGTCattataattttaccaaatttttaattagattattgttacgatgggtaaccggagattgttGGGCTGGACTCGCTGGGTTGACCCAATCGTCTGAGGAAGAAAGCCTTCGAGCGGGTCTGCGCcttgggggcctccgtccgactcgtgagtatgaacgaatgggggtggtacctacaatgacactctgatgcttaagtcagcaagggtgtgagcaggtctagagagtattgggacttagtgatacctgagggatgtcagtgtacttatagtggtgaaccaataaccaccgttgaagtagtgccacttttttagggtgttaaccgtccctttatctcagggaggttaagatatggctcttggaagtagttagagagattctaggggcagttactcattcaaacgaatgtttatctgccagctaactctCGTCCCCGACTTTTTTAGAGTAAGTCGTGGTAAGAACCGATTTCGCAGGAGGAAGGTCGGTGCTAAGTGAGGCTCAACCCTTCGGATTGGACCTTTTATTTGTACCTGGGCATTAtcgttgggtcagggtatgaacaattattatattttttctttcagTTAGATTTCGATATtactttaattttgtaattaagtccttcttaatgtaaaaaatattagacTTAACTGAATATTTCTTTGCAAATTAAAGGTATTCATAATTCAAAACTTA is from Arachis ipaensis cultivar K30076 chromosome B01, Araip1.1, whole genome shotgun sequence and encodes:
- the LOC107615474 gene encoding glycerophosphodiester phosphodiesterase GDPDL7, translated to MSIHFGGMNKMITSLFLYSLLVHATVAQQVPLPKPPLRKWTTLSGNEPLVVSRGGFSGLFPEGTPNALAFAKDTTILCNLQLTKDGGAFCVTGTTLDKSTNINVFDPNKTRTYNINGKNVEGYFAVDYTAKDIDQNVFMVQSIYTRPDFYDQSLPVLNVDAVLGDQSPPKFWLNAQYEAFYTQKGVKFVDRVVELVTQYQINYVSSPEIGFLKSINGKVSKTTKIIFQLLGANEVEPTTKQPYGTIVKDLLAIKSYASAIMVPKEYIWPVKPDNYLGLPTTLVSDAHKLGLEVYASGFANDFTLSYNYSYDPTAEYMQFTDKGDSVDGVVTDFPTTASNAIACFANNQSLPKKGPTLIISNNGASSVYPGSTDLAYQQAIDDGSDIIDCSVQMSKDGTAFCSGAADLIQETTAVTKFMPRTSTVPEVQAKSGIFSFDLTWSEIQTLKPQIYNAEGPDFPRNPAAKNSGKFVTLAEFLELAKTKAVPGILINIQNAAYLASNRSLDIVGTVSSALSNASFDKESTKQVLIQSDDSQVLTKFKDIPSYKRVLLVDDRIGDIPRPTADEIKKYADAKDANLTVFVHNLKNEFITLAFDFWSDPNIAMATFIQNAKVDGIVTDFPATASRYMRSPCSDPNHVPTILPAQPGDLMSTVDPQTLPPAESPLPPLEVDNVVDPPLPAVSNSKDEPSAHPPPTKPASSSSFRANKVNIGLSLVVYLVFALLFTGH